A genomic region of Arachis hypogaea cultivar Tifrunner chromosome 5, arahy.Tifrunner.gnm2.J5K5, whole genome shotgun sequence contains the following coding sequences:
- the LOC112802928 gene encoding auxin response factor 2 isoform X1 — MPVYDLPSKILCRVINVQLKAEPDMDEVLAQITLLPEQNQDETVEKEPPLPPRCHRPLHLDKWSLRSFPEVRIHEMYVKLEVGVHSSRASALFPHSTAMGGASSLMAPAAPIRGEHG; from the exons ATGCCTGTGTACGACCTCCCTTCTAAGATCCTTTGTCGGGTCATCAACGTGCAGCTCAAG GCGGAGCCCGACATGGATGAGGTGCTTGCCCAGATTACCTTGCTTCCGGAGCAAAAT CAAGACGAGACCGTCGAGAAAGAGCCTCCGTTGCCACCACGGTGTCATCGTCCCTTGCACTTAGATAAATGGAGCCTCAG GAGTTTTCCAGAGGTCAGAATACACGAGATGTATGTGAAGTTGGAGGTCGGTGTCCATAGTTCAAGGGCATCAGCTCTGTTTCCTCACTCGACTGCCATGGGCGGTGCCTCTAGTTTGATGGCTCCGGCCGCACCaattaggggtgagcacgggtag
- the LOC112802929 gene encoding uncharacterized protein At3g49140 isoform X3 yields the protein MMIIEPSIAVRFTYASATRSAAAAAGFHKRSLWSADDVNAAGSVASYQLACTCGFEAPWIRRQKYTGTPFIKRNKYVKNRIRVSSENLGSPQDPVKKDEKSSYHPFEEIAMSTSENTEDARLTAAETSRTIIEVNSKATLMFTSVINDVVHENVVWPDMPYLTDDRGNIYFQVKNSDDVLQSLTSENNFVQVIVGVDAMEMLSEMDLSGPSEIGFGIEEIDDQDTDDTDDSDEEDEDEDENEEYDSEWVTVVSDNDEQEDADETLEDWAKLETMRSSHPMYFAKKLAEPPACVAIQGVIRPAFIEEHSTIQKHLSTNQSDNSDITESVKGEIGVINGHVHNSMSSKDNTAEQVENNENSDLPFNETSFYKLEMIKIQVISAHGHPTDVEIEDYGRAQPDALAHSASKIIARLKADGEKTLQAFKSVCWRYKSIQVEEAQLISVDSLGFDLRVCSGTQVQTLRFTFKKRATSEYSAERQLNELLFPINHPKAAKNEAPPSK from the exons ataAAAGATCACTGTGGAGTGCCGATGATGTAAATGCAGCAGGTTCCGTTGCTTCGTACCAGCTTGCATGTACGTGCGGTTTCGAAGCTCCGTG gaTAAGACGTCAAAAATACACTGGCACTCCATTcataaaaagaaacaaatatgTAAAGAATAGAATTCGAGTATCATCAGAGAATCTGGGCTCACCTCAGGATCCTGTCAAGAAAGATGAAAAGTCATCCTATCATCCATTTGAAGAAATTGCCATGTCAACATCTGAGAATACTGAAGATGCTAGGCTTACAGCAGCAGAAACAAGTAGAACAATTATTGAG GTTAACAGCAAAGCAACACTGATGTTCACAAGTGTGATTAACGATGTGGTTCATGAAAATGTTGTTTGGCCAGATATGCCTTATTTGACTGATGATCGAGGAA ATATATACTTCCAGGTGAAGAACAGTGATGATGTTTTGCAATCTCTAACTTCAGAGAATAATTTTGTG CAAGTTATTGTTGGTGTGGATGCCATGGAAATGTTGTCTGAGATGGACTTATCAGGTCCCTCAGAAATTGGTTTTGGGATTGAAGAAATTGATGATCAAGATACTGATGATACAGATGACAgtgatgaagaggatgaagatgaggaTGAGAATGAAGAATATGATTCG GAATGGGTGACTGTTGTTTCCGACAACGATGAGCAAGAAGATGCAGATGAAACACTTGAAGACTGGGCAAAGTTGGAGACTATGCGCTCTTCTCATCCAATGTATTTTGCCAAAAAATTGGCCGAG CCTCCAGCTTGTGTAGCTATCCAAGGGGTTATAAGACCTGCTTTTATTGAAGAACATTCTACAATACAAAAGCATCTATCTACCAATCAATCAGATAATTCTGACATAACTGAATCTGTAAAGGGGGAAATCGGTGTTATTAATGGTCATGTGCATAACTCAATGTCATCTAAAGATAATACGGCAGAACAGGTGGAGAATAATGAGAATAGTGATTTGCCTTTCAATGAGACTTCATTTTACAAATTGGAGATGATTAAGATTCAAGTGATTTCAGCACATGGACATCCT ACTGACGTTGAAATAGAAGACTACGGCAGAGCTCAACCTGATGCTCTTGCACACTCAGCCTCCAAAATCATAGCTCGTTTGAAAGCTGATGGGGAAAAGACCTTACAGGCCTTTAAGTCTGTGTGTTGGAGATACAAGAGTATCCAAGTAGAG GAGGCACAACTTATTTCTGTAGACTCCCTTGGGTTTGATCTAAGAGTTTGTTCAGGAACTCAAGTTCAAACCCTGAGATTTACATTCAAAAAGAGG GCCACTTCAGAGTACAGTGCAGAGAGACAACTCAATGAATTATTATTTCCTATAAATCACCCAAAAGCTGCAAAAAACGAAGCACCCCCCTCCAAATAA
- the LOC112802929 gene encoding uncharacterized protein At3g49140 isoform X1, with translation MMIIEPSIAVRFTYASATRSAAAAAGFHKRSLWSADDVNAAGSVASYQLACTCGFEAPWIRRQKYTGTPFIKRNKYVKNRIRVSSENLGSPQDPVKKDEKSSYHPFEEIAMSTSENTEDARLTAAETSRTIIEVNSKATLMFTSVINDVVHENVVWPDMPYLTDDRGNIYFQVKNSDDVLQSLTSENNFVQVIVGVDAMEMLSEMDLSGPSEIGFGIEEIDDQDTDDTDDSDEEDEDEDENEEYDSEWVTVVSDNDEQEDADETLEDWAKLETMRSSHPMYFAKKLAESASDDPIDWMEQPPACVAIQGVIRPAFIEEHSTIQKHLSTNQSDNSDITESVKGEIGVINGHVHNSMSSKDNTAEQVENNENSDLPFNETSFYKLEMIKIQVISAHGHPTDVEIEDYGRAQPDALAHSASKIIARLKADGEKTLQAFKSVCWRYKSIQVEEAQLISVDSLGFDLRVCSGTQVQTLRFTFKKRATSEYSAERQLNELLFPINHPKAAKNEAPPSK, from the exons ataAAAGATCACTGTGGAGTGCCGATGATGTAAATGCAGCAGGTTCCGTTGCTTCGTACCAGCTTGCATGTACGTGCGGTTTCGAAGCTCCGTG gaTAAGACGTCAAAAATACACTGGCACTCCATTcataaaaagaaacaaatatgTAAAGAATAGAATTCGAGTATCATCAGAGAATCTGGGCTCACCTCAGGATCCTGTCAAGAAAGATGAAAAGTCATCCTATCATCCATTTGAAGAAATTGCCATGTCAACATCTGAGAATACTGAAGATGCTAGGCTTACAGCAGCAGAAACAAGTAGAACAATTATTGAG GTTAACAGCAAAGCAACACTGATGTTCACAAGTGTGATTAACGATGTGGTTCATGAAAATGTTGTTTGGCCAGATATGCCTTATTTGACTGATGATCGAGGAA ATATATACTTCCAGGTGAAGAACAGTGATGATGTTTTGCAATCTCTAACTTCAGAGAATAATTTTGTG CAAGTTATTGTTGGTGTGGATGCCATGGAAATGTTGTCTGAGATGGACTTATCAGGTCCCTCAGAAATTGGTTTTGGGATTGAAGAAATTGATGATCAAGATACTGATGATACAGATGACAgtgatgaagaggatgaagatgaggaTGAGAATGAAGAATATGATTCG GAATGGGTGACTGTTGTTTCCGACAACGATGAGCAAGAAGATGCAGATGAAACACTTGAAGACTGGGCAAAGTTGGAGACTATGCGCTCTTCTCATCCAATGTATTTTGCCAAAAAATTGGCCGAG agTGCTTCTGATGATCCAATTGATTGGATGGAGCAGCCTCCAGCTTGTGTAGCTATCCAAGGGGTTATAAGACCTGCTTTTATTGAAGAACATTCTACAATACAAAAGCATCTATCTACCAATCAATCAGATAATTCTGACATAACTGAATCTGTAAAGGGGGAAATCGGTGTTATTAATGGTCATGTGCATAACTCAATGTCATCTAAAGATAATACGGCAGAACAGGTGGAGAATAATGAGAATAGTGATTTGCCTTTCAATGAGACTTCATTTTACAAATTGGAGATGATTAAGATTCAAGTGATTTCAGCACATGGACATCCT ACTGACGTTGAAATAGAAGACTACGGCAGAGCTCAACCTGATGCTCTTGCACACTCAGCCTCCAAAATCATAGCTCGTTTGAAAGCTGATGGGGAAAAGACCTTACAGGCCTTTAAGTCTGTGTGTTGGAGATACAAGAGTATCCAAGTAGAG GAGGCACAACTTATTTCTGTAGACTCCCTTGGGTTTGATCTAAGAGTTTGTTCAGGAACTCAAGTTCAAACCCTGAGATTTACATTCAAAAAGAGG GCCACTTCAGAGTACAGTGCAGAGAGACAACTCAATGAATTATTATTTCCTATAAATCACCCAAAAGCTGCAAAAAACGAAGCACCCCCCTCCAAATAA
- the LOC112802929 gene encoding uncharacterized protein At3g49140 isoform X4, whose protein sequence is MSTSENTEDARLTAAETSRTIIEVNSKATLMFTSVINDVVHENVVWPDMPYLTDDRGNIYFQVKNSDDVLQSLTSENNFVQVIVGVDAMEMLSEMDLSGPSEIGFGIEEIDDQDTDDTDDSDEEDEDEDENEEYDSEWVTVVSDNDEQEDADETLEDWAKLETMRSSHPMYFAKKLAESASDDPIDWMEQPPACVAIQGVIRPAFIEEHSTIQKHLSTNQSDNSDITESVKGEIGVINGHVHNSMSSKDNTAEQVENNENSDLPFNETSFYKLEMIKIQVISAHGHPTDVEIEDYGRAQPDALAHSASKIIARLKADGEKTLQAFKSVCWRYKSIQVEEAQLISVDSLGFDLRVCSGTQVQTLRFTFKKRATSEYSAERQLNELLFPINHPKAAKNEAPPSK, encoded by the exons ATGTCAACATCTGAGAATACTGAAGATGCTAGGCTTACAGCAGCAGAAACAAGTAGAACAATTATTGAG GTTAACAGCAAAGCAACACTGATGTTCACAAGTGTGATTAACGATGTGGTTCATGAAAATGTTGTTTGGCCAGATATGCCTTATTTGACTGATGATCGAGGAA ATATATACTTCCAGGTGAAGAACAGTGATGATGTTTTGCAATCTCTAACTTCAGAGAATAATTTTGTG CAAGTTATTGTTGGTGTGGATGCCATGGAAATGTTGTCTGAGATGGACTTATCAGGTCCCTCAGAAATTGGTTTTGGGATTGAAGAAATTGATGATCAAGATACTGATGATACAGATGACAgtgatgaagaggatgaagatgaggaTGAGAATGAAGAATATGATTCG GAATGGGTGACTGTTGTTTCCGACAACGATGAGCAAGAAGATGCAGATGAAACACTTGAAGACTGGGCAAAGTTGGAGACTATGCGCTCTTCTCATCCAATGTATTTTGCCAAAAAATTGGCCGAG agTGCTTCTGATGATCCAATTGATTGGATGGAGCAGCCTCCAGCTTGTGTAGCTATCCAAGGGGTTATAAGACCTGCTTTTATTGAAGAACATTCTACAATACAAAAGCATCTATCTACCAATCAATCAGATAATTCTGACATAACTGAATCTGTAAAGGGGGAAATCGGTGTTATTAATGGTCATGTGCATAACTCAATGTCATCTAAAGATAATACGGCAGAACAGGTGGAGAATAATGAGAATAGTGATTTGCCTTTCAATGAGACTTCATTTTACAAATTGGAGATGATTAAGATTCAAGTGATTTCAGCACATGGACATCCT ACTGACGTTGAAATAGAAGACTACGGCAGAGCTCAACCTGATGCTCTTGCACACTCAGCCTCCAAAATCATAGCTCGTTTGAAAGCTGATGGGGAAAAGACCTTACAGGCCTTTAAGTCTGTGTGTTGGAGATACAAGAGTATCCAAGTAGAG GAGGCACAACTTATTTCTGTAGACTCCCTTGGGTTTGATCTAAGAGTTTGTTCAGGAACTCAAGTTCAAACCCTGAGATTTACATTCAAAAAGAGG GCCACTTCAGAGTACAGTGCAGAGAGACAACTCAATGAATTATTATTTCCTATAAATCACCCAAAAGCTGCAAAAAACGAAGCACCCCCCTCCAAATAA
- the LOC112802929 gene encoding uncharacterized protein At3g49140 isoform X2 encodes MMIIEPSIAVRFTYASATRSAAAAADKRSLWSADDVNAAGSVASYQLACTCGFEAPWIRRQKYTGTPFIKRNKYVKNRIRVSSENLGSPQDPVKKDEKSSYHPFEEIAMSTSENTEDARLTAAETSRTIIEVNSKATLMFTSVINDVVHENVVWPDMPYLTDDRGNIYFQVKNSDDVLQSLTSENNFVQVIVGVDAMEMLSEMDLSGPSEIGFGIEEIDDQDTDDTDDSDEEDEDEDENEEYDSEWVTVVSDNDEQEDADETLEDWAKLETMRSSHPMYFAKKLAESASDDPIDWMEQPPACVAIQGVIRPAFIEEHSTIQKHLSTNQSDNSDITESVKGEIGVINGHVHNSMSSKDNTAEQVENNENSDLPFNETSFYKLEMIKIQVISAHGHPTDVEIEDYGRAQPDALAHSASKIIARLKADGEKTLQAFKSVCWRYKSIQVEEAQLISVDSLGFDLRVCSGTQVQTLRFTFKKRATSEYSAERQLNELLFPINHPKAAKNEAPPSK; translated from the exons ataAAAGATCACTGTGGAGTGCCGATGATGTAAATGCAGCAGGTTCCGTTGCTTCGTACCAGCTTGCATGTACGTGCGGTTTCGAAGCTCCGTG gaTAAGACGTCAAAAATACACTGGCACTCCATTcataaaaagaaacaaatatgTAAAGAATAGAATTCGAGTATCATCAGAGAATCTGGGCTCACCTCAGGATCCTGTCAAGAAAGATGAAAAGTCATCCTATCATCCATTTGAAGAAATTGCCATGTCAACATCTGAGAATACTGAAGATGCTAGGCTTACAGCAGCAGAAACAAGTAGAACAATTATTGAG GTTAACAGCAAAGCAACACTGATGTTCACAAGTGTGATTAACGATGTGGTTCATGAAAATGTTGTTTGGCCAGATATGCCTTATTTGACTGATGATCGAGGAA ATATATACTTCCAGGTGAAGAACAGTGATGATGTTTTGCAATCTCTAACTTCAGAGAATAATTTTGTG CAAGTTATTGTTGGTGTGGATGCCATGGAAATGTTGTCTGAGATGGACTTATCAGGTCCCTCAGAAATTGGTTTTGGGATTGAAGAAATTGATGATCAAGATACTGATGATACAGATGACAgtgatgaagaggatgaagatgaggaTGAGAATGAAGAATATGATTCG GAATGGGTGACTGTTGTTTCCGACAACGATGAGCAAGAAGATGCAGATGAAACACTTGAAGACTGGGCAAAGTTGGAGACTATGCGCTCTTCTCATCCAATGTATTTTGCCAAAAAATTGGCCGAG agTGCTTCTGATGATCCAATTGATTGGATGGAGCAGCCTCCAGCTTGTGTAGCTATCCAAGGGGTTATAAGACCTGCTTTTATTGAAGAACATTCTACAATACAAAAGCATCTATCTACCAATCAATCAGATAATTCTGACATAACTGAATCTGTAAAGGGGGAAATCGGTGTTATTAATGGTCATGTGCATAACTCAATGTCATCTAAAGATAATACGGCAGAACAGGTGGAGAATAATGAGAATAGTGATTTGCCTTTCAATGAGACTTCATTTTACAAATTGGAGATGATTAAGATTCAAGTGATTTCAGCACATGGACATCCT ACTGACGTTGAAATAGAAGACTACGGCAGAGCTCAACCTGATGCTCTTGCACACTCAGCCTCCAAAATCATAGCTCGTTTGAAAGCTGATGGGGAAAAGACCTTACAGGCCTTTAAGTCTGTGTGTTGGAGATACAAGAGTATCCAAGTAGAG GAGGCACAACTTATTTCTGTAGACTCCCTTGGGTTTGATCTAAGAGTTTGTTCAGGAACTCAAGTTCAAACCCTGAGATTTACATTCAAAAAGAGG GCCACTTCAGAGTACAGTGCAGAGAGACAACTCAATGAATTATTATTTCCTATAAATCACCCAAAAGCTGCAAAAAACGAAGCACCCCCCTCCAAATAA